From the Chloroflexota bacterium genome, the window CTCCGGGGGCTGCGGGCCCTGGGCTTCGCCGGAGCCAACGTGACCGTGCCCCACAAACAGGCCGTCATCCCCCACCTGGCCGATCAAACGGACGCGGCGCGGGCGATCGGCGCGGTGAACACCATCTGGGTCGAGGAGGACGGGACGCTCCACGGGGATAACACGGACGCCTACGGGTTCCTGGCCGCCCTGCATGAGGTCGATTTCGCCATTCAGGGCTCGCACGCGGCCATCCTGGGCGCCGGGGGATCCGCCCGGGCCGTGGCCTATGCGCTGGGATCCGCCAAGGCCGAGCGGGTGGGCCTGTGGAATCGCACGCCGGAGCGAGCGGAGGCCATCGCCCGGGACATGAGCGCCCTCTTCCCCCAGACGAGGTACGAGGCCCACCGCCTCCCCGACGATCTGCACCTGATCCGAGAGCCCACACACCTCATCGTCAACTGCACGCCGGTGGGGATGTGGCCGCACACGGACGCATGTCCATGGCCGGAGGATCTGCCCTTCCCACGCCAGTGTCTGGTCATGGATCTGATCTATCGCCCGGAGGAGACCCGGCTGTTGGCCCGGGCGAGGGAGGCCGGCTGCACGACGCTCAACGGGATCAGCATGCTGGTCCACCAGGGGGCCGCCTCCTTCCGCCGCTGGACGGGCATCGAGCCGTCCGCGGAGGTCATGACCCGGGCACTGCTCGCCGCCCTGCGGCAATCCGCTCGAGAATAGCATGTCCCAGGCCAACGACCTGCCCCCCGATCCCAAGCGAGCCGTGGCCTCCGGCTACGACCGCATCGCGGAGCGCTACCTGCGCTGGACCCGGGAGCGCCCCGCCGCGGTCCGGCGGCGATACCTGGAGCTGCTGATGAGCCGGGTGCCCGCCGGGGGCCGCGTGCTGGACCTGGGCTGCGGCGCCGGCGATCCCATGACCCGGACGCTGGCGCAACGGTACGACGTCGTGGGTGTGGACATCTCCGCCCGGCAGCTCGCGCTGGCCCGTCGACGGGTTCCGACCGCCCATCTGGTGCGCGGGGACATCGCCTGGCCCTGTTTCTCCGCCTCCGCCTTCGACGCCGTCACCGCCTTCTATGCGATCATCCACGTGCCTCGCTCGGAACACCCAGAGCTGCTGGCGGACATCTTCCGCATCCTGCGTCCCGGGGGGATCTTCCTGGGCACCATGGGGGCACACGATCTGCAGGACCTCTACGAGCCGGACTGGCTCGGGGCGCCCACCTTCTTCAGCCACTTCGACGGCGAGACCAACCGACGCCTGGTGGAGGCGGCCGGGTTCCGGATCGAGGTCGCCCAGGTGGAAGGGGAGATGGAGGACGGAGATTATGTCGAATTCTTGTGGATCATGGCCCAAAAGCCGGCGGAGCCCTAGCGAAAGCGCCCTATCCGTAGGGAGCAACACACAACATATAGAGGTCTCCCACCGCATCAACCACAAGATAGCGGGTAGGCGATCCGCCTTACGCGCTGGCCGGTCCGACCCGATGAGCCCCCCTCCCGACGGTCGGCTTCCATCGCTCCCCTGATGCGCCATGAAAGCCCTCGCCACGCATCCGATGCTCCGCCCGTATCGCGCACTGGCCGCCCGGCTGAGCGCCAGGACCGCCCACTGGCGCTACGACGCCCGGGGCAGCCGGCGGGACCTGCGCCTGGATTTCCTGCGCGGCCTCTGCCTGGCCGTGATGGTCATCGATCATCTATGGCCCTCCGCACTGCACCTGGTCACCAAGGAGTTCATCGGCACGGTGACCGGGGCGGAGGGGTTCGTCTTCATCTCCGGCCTGGTGGCGGGGATCGTTTACACCCGCCGACTGCGGGAGCGGGGATGGGGGATGGTCATCCTCCGGCTGTGGCGACGCGCCGGGCAACTCTACCTGGCCCACCAGGGGTTCCTGTTGCTCTTCCTGGTCTACCTGACCGTGGCGGGGTTCTGGTCCCCGCGGGAGATGGGATCTCTGGGAACGGCCATCTGGGACCTCGTCACCCTGCGCTACCAGCCGGCCCTGTTCGACGTGCTCCCCATGTACATCGCGTTCCTGCTGGTCACGCCGGCCGTCCTGTGGCTGCTGGCCTCCGGCCGCGTCGTGTGGGTGGTGGCGGCCTCCGTCGCCGTTTACCTGTACCAGCTCCTGCACCCTTACGCGCTCTCCCTCCCCATCCTCCTGGGCGAGCGCGGCTCCGATCCCGTCTTCCCGTTCGCATCCTGGCAGCTCCTGTTCTTCCTGGGGCTGACCGCCGGCCATCACCGGGATCAGATCGGTCGGTGGTGGGCGAGGACGCCGCGCTGGCCGTTTTACGGACTCCTGCTCGGCGCCTTCGCCGTCTTCTTCGTCTACCGACAATTGCTCAACGTGGGCTACCTGTACCTGGACCGCCCTACCTATCGCTTCTGGTTCGACAAAAGCCTGCTGGGGCCTGGGCGGGTCGCCAACTTCCTGGTGGTCTTCCTGGTGGCGTTCCTGACGCTGGATCGCCTGTGGGAGCCGCTGGCCCGAACGGTGGGCCACGTGCTGATCCCGCTGGGCCAGCATTCACTCTACGTGTATCTTATGCACATCATCCTGACCTATGTGGCGCTGAACATCCCCCGGGCATGGGTGCCCCCGATCGGGCGGAGCGTGCTGGAGATCGGGGCCGTGCTCCTGCTGTGGGTCATGGTGCGTCGGCGTTTCCTTTTCAGGCTGGTGCCTCGGTGATATACTGGGTGATATACTGTATGGAAAGCGTAAAGAATAAAACCCTTGGTTTGGCCCTATGGGTAGCGAAGGGCACTGCCCTTCGCTACCCCGCTCTGCATCTCTGGGGTGGCTCGGAGGGGCGGTAGCCCCTCCGAAGAACTCTATTTTCAGCCCTTCACCTGCCCCGTGGGGCCGGAGGCCACCGGCCAAAGCCCCAACCAGGCAGGGAAAAGGCGAGAAAAAGAGTTTTCCTGCGGAGGGGCTTCTTCCCCTCCGCACCTCCCCTTTTCAAGTGCGACCGCCCGTGGAGGGAAAAAGCGACAAGCGGGGGCCTCGCTCATGCTGTTCAGTTGATGCGAATAGGCAGTGCCCTTCGCTACTCACATCAAGATATAGGGGGATGCCATAAAAGAGGCCGTATATATAGGGCCTCAAAGAAAAAGACCAAACTCCAGTAAAACGTAAACGGGGAAGGAACATGCTGCGCTTTTTGACGGCCGGGGAGTCCCATGGGCCATACCTGACGGCGATCCTGGAGGGGATGCCGGCGGGGCTCCCGCTCTCGCCGGATGACATCAACCGTGACATGGCGCGCCGCCAGAAGGGGTACGGCTCCGGCGGCCGCATGAAGATCGAAAAGGACGCGGTGGAGATCGCCGCGGGGGTGATGAACGGGCGCACCACCGGCGGGCCTATCTCCTTCCGCATCGTCAACCGGGACTACGCCCAGTGGCGGGACCGGGACGTCAAGCCCATGACCGTGCCCCGGCCGGGGCACGCCGACCTGACCGGGGCCATCAAGTACGGATACCGGGAGCTGCGGCTGGCGCTGGAGCGGGCCAGCGCCCGGGAGACGGCCGCCCGCGTCGCCGTGGGCGCGGCCTGTCGTCGGCTGCTGGCCGAGTTCGGCATCGTCGTGGGTTCCTATACCCTCGAGATCGGCGGGGTGGACGCCAGGCCGCCGGAGGACATGCCGTATCCGGAGCGGTTCGCCGCCGCCGAGGGGAACGACGTGCGGGTGGTCCACCCGGACCGGGTGGAGGCCGTGCGCGAGCGCATCCGCCAGGCGATGGAGGACAGGGACACGCTGGGTGGCGTGATCGAGGTGGTGGCGCTGCACGTGCCGCCGGGGCTGGGCTCTCACGTCCAGTGGGATCGGCGGCTGGACGCCCGGCTGGCCTGGGCGCTGATGTCCGTGCCCGCCATGAAGGGCGTGGAGATCGGCCCCGCGTTCGAGAACGCCCGGCGGCCGGGCACCCAGGTGCACGATGAGATCTTCCTGGAGGACGGCCGGCTGGTGCGGCGGACCAACCGCGCCGGCGGCTTCGAGGGGGGGATCACCACGGGCGAGCCCATCGTCGCCCGCGTGGCCATGAAGCCCATCGCCACCACGCTGAACCCGTTGCGATCGGTGGATCTGGCCACAGGGAAGCCGGCCACGACGAGCTACGAGCGGTCAGATTTCTGCGCCGTGCCGAGGGCCGGCGTGGTATTGGAGGCCATGGCCTGCTTCGTCCTGGCCGACGCGCTGCTCGAAAAGCTGGGAGGAGATGGCCTCGAGGAGATGCAGCCCCGCTTCCAAGCGTTGCGTCAGGCCCGGCTGGAGGACCTTCCCATGGACGGCGAGCCGTGGCGATTTGGGTATACGACCCTGGAGTAGCTGACAGCAGGTAGGGGCGACGCATCCTCAGAGATCTCGCTGAGACAGGCGCCAGTGTCTCCGATGTAGGGAATTCGCGTCATACAGCCGGCGTCATAGGATGCGTCGCCCCTACTACTTGAAAAGGCCAGACTTCAGGAGAGATCAAAGAGGTAGTGATGAGGGCGTTGACGGTCGCCTCCCTGTGAAGGTGCTGCGCTTACGGAGCGTCCTCCCCCGACAGTTTCTGGAGCACCTCCACAGCCGGCGCCAAGAGTTCCTCATCCGGTTCCTGGCCCGCCGCCCGGCAGGCCTCAAGATAGTCGCGAGTCATGTACGCCATGCGGCGGACGAACGCCGCTGGAAGGCGCACGAAGAAAGGTGCAAGTATGCGTACCGCTTGCTCGTAGGCTCTCAGCGCCTCCTTCGACCGATCCAACTCGGAGAGGCGATCTCCTAAGTTATTGAGACTGGTGGCTAAGTAAGGCAAGAAGGCGTCCGGATTCCGACAAGCCAGATCCCGATACCGCTCGACAGCTTCCTCCGTGGCCCGTAAGGCCGCCTCCCGCCGCCCCAACTCGGAAAGCCTGTTGCCCAAGTTGTTGAGACTCATAGCCAGGTCCGGCAAGAAGGCGTCCGGATTCCGACGAGCCAGATCCCGTCTGATCTTGACGGCTTCCTCCGTGGCCTGTAAGGCCGCCTCCCGCCGCCCTAGCGCCGAGAGGGCTACCCCCAAATTGCTTCGCCACCTCGCC encodes:
- a CDS encoding shikimate dehydrogenase: MGGTMIDGRTRLVGVMGWPVEHSLSPPMQNAAFQALGLNWCYVPLPVPPDQIAAALRGLRALGFAGANVTVPHKQAVIPHLADQTDAARAIGAVNTIWVEEDGTLHGDNTDAYGFLAALHEVDFAIQGSHAAILGAGGSARAVAYALGSAKAERVGLWNRTPERAEAIARDMSALFPQTRYEAHRLPDDLHLIREPTHLIVNCTPVGMWPHTDACPWPEDLPFPRQCLVMDLIYRPEETRLLARAREAGCTTLNGISMLVHQGAASFRRWTGIEPSAEVMTRALLAALRQSARE
- a CDS encoding class I SAM-dependent methyltransferase, which translates into the protein MSQANDLPPDPKRAVASGYDRIAERYLRWTRERPAAVRRRYLELLMSRVPAGGRVLDLGCGAGDPMTRTLAQRYDVVGVDISARQLALARRRVPTAHLVRGDIAWPCFSASAFDAVTAFYAIIHVPRSEHPELLADIFRILRPGGIFLGTMGAHDLQDLYEPDWLGAPTFFSHFDGETNRRLVEAAGFRIEVAQVEGEMEDGDYVEFLWIMAQKPAEP
- the OpgC gene encoding succinyl transferase OpgC, translating into MKALATHPMLRPYRALAARLSARTAHWRYDARGSRRDLRLDFLRGLCLAVMVIDHLWPSALHLVTKEFIGTVTGAEGFVFISGLVAGIVYTRRLRERGWGMVILRLWRRAGQLYLAHQGFLLLFLVYLTVAGFWSPREMGSLGTAIWDLVTLRYQPALFDVLPMYIAFLLVTPAVLWLLASGRVVWVVAASVAVYLYQLLHPYALSLPILLGERGSDPVFPFASWQLLFFLGLTAGHHRDQIGRWWARTPRWPFYGLLLGAFAVFFVYRQLLNVGYLYLDRPTYRFWFDKSLLGPGRVANFLVVFLVAFLTLDRLWEPLARTVGHVLIPLGQHSLYVYLMHIILTYVALNIPRAWVPPIGRSVLEIGAVLLLWVMVRRRFLFRLVPR
- the aroC gene encoding chorismate synthase, whose protein sequence is MRFLTAGESHGPYLTAILEGMPAGLPLSPDDINRDMARRQKGYGSGGRMKIEKDAVEIAAGVMNGRTTGGPISFRIVNRDYAQWRDRDVKPMTVPRPGHADLTGAIKYGYRELRLALERASARETAARVAVGAACRRLLAEFGIVVGSYTLEIGGVDARPPEDMPYPERFAAAEGNDVRVVHPDRVEAVRERIRQAMEDRDTLGGVIEVVALHVPPGLGSHVQWDRRLDARLAWALMSVPAMKGVEIGPAFENARRPGTQVHDEIFLEDGRLVRRTNRAGGFEGGITTGEPIVARVAMKPIATTLNPLRSVDLATGKPATTSYERSDFCAVPRAGVVLEAMACFVLADALLEKLGGDGLEEMQPRFQALRQARLEDLPMDGEPWRFGYTTLE